A single region of the Sorghum bicolor cultivar BTx623 chromosome 9, Sorghum_bicolor_NCBIv3, whole genome shotgun sequence genome encodes:
- the LOC110430450 gene encoding uncharacterized protein K02A2.6-like — protein MSGLYRRCSGGFTHLLVMIDKFSKWIEVRPITKIKVEQAVLFFTDIIHRFGVPNLIIMDNGMQFIGQKFLDFYDRHHIRVDWVAVAHPKTNGYVEHANGMILQGLKPRIFNRLDKFGKRWLKELPTVV, from the coding sequence ATGTCGGGCCTCTACAGAAGGTGCTcggggggcttcacccacttacTCGTCATgatcgacaagttctctaagTGGATTGAGGTCCGCCCCATCACCAAGATCAAGGTCGAACAAGCCGTGCTATTTTTTacagacatcatccatcgattcGGAGTCCCAAACCTCATTATCATGGATAACGGCATGCAGTTCATAGGTCAGAAGTTCCTAGACTTCTatgacagacaccacatacgtgtggactgggtgGCAGTGGCTCATCCAAAGACCAATGGGTACGTGGAacatgccaatggcatgatcctccaagGTCTAAAGCCCAGGATCTTCAACCGGTTGGACAAGTTTGGGAAAAGATGGCTTAAAGAACTACCGACCGTTGTCTAG